The genomic interval CAAGATGGAATATTGTTCGAAAAAGGTCTAGGATATTCTAATAGAGAAGATAACAAAATATATACAGAAAATACCATTCAGAATATTGCTTCTATTTCAAAAACCTTTATTGGTATTGCTTTATTAAAAGCTCAAGAACTAGGTAAACTCAATTTGAATGACCCAATAAACAAATACTTACCTTTTAAAGTAATTAACCCAAATTTCTCAAACACATCAATAACCATCCGCCAATTAGCTACGCATACTTCAAGCATAAGAGACCCATCGAAATATGAAAAAAACGGATATGTCTTAAAAGAAAAAAATAATGGAGCAGCTAAAGTAAACAGCAACTTTCGTTCCCCTGATGAGATGGTGCCTTATAATGAGTTTCTAAAAAATATTTTACATAAAGAGGGGAAGTGGTATAAGAAAAATACATTCTTAAAAAAAGAACCAGGGACAATATTTGAATACTCAAACATTGCTGCTGGGTTAGCAGCTTTTGTTATAGAAAATGCAGTTGGTGAATCTTTTAATGAATTTACGAAAACGCACATTTTTAATCCATTAGAAATGTCTAATTCTGGTTGGTTCCTTAGTGAAGTAGATTTTTCAAACCATTCAAAACTTTATTCAGATAAAGAAACCGAATTAGCCCTTTATCAATTGGTTAATTATCCTGATGGAGGCTTAATTACTTCATCAAATGATTTAGGAAAACACCTATCAGAACTAATCTCAGGATATAATGGAAATGGAAAAATCCTAACTAAAGAAAGTTATAAAAAACTATTTAAATCCTATTTAGCTGATAAAAATTTTAAAGAAAGAAATGAAGGTCTTTATGATGATGAATATAATATGGGCATTTTTATAGGGATTTCTGCCCAAGGACAAATAGGCCATACAGGGGGCGACCCAGGAGTGGTAACTCATATGTTTTTTAACACCAAAACCAACATCGGCAAAATTCTTATTGTAAATACGGACCTTGAAAAAGATGGAATAAAAGAATTTATTGATATATGGAAAAAGTTGGAAGAATATGAAATAAAATTATAAACCAGCTGGTAACAATGGCTATAATTAATACGGGTTTTGGTGCTTAACTCAAAGTTTAGTATATTTTCATAAAGTCCGCCAAACCATTTTGATTTGGCTTTAGAACAAAAAAACAAAATAAAAAGTTTTGGCTAAGTAATTAATCCGAAATTAATTTTTTTTAATCCCATACTAACCATAACTTAGACATTAGCAACAAAAAATGAACGAACTCAGAAAGTTTATTGATAATATTTCTCCAATGACCGATTCTGACTGGGAGTTTTTCTCCTCTAAATTACAAGAAGTAAAACTTAAAAAAAACAGTACGCTATTACAAGTTGGTAAGGTTGAAAATTATTTATACTTTATTTCGAAAGGTATAATTCGACTCTATATTCCAAGAGTAGAATCTGATTTAACTTTTGGTTTCTTATTTGAAAATGAATTTGTTACTGGTTATGATTCCTTTTTATCACGAATGCCTTCAGAATACCAAATTGAAACATTAACCGAAAGTGTTTTATGGAGAATTTCTAAAAAAGACTTAGAAGAAGTCTATGAAAGAACAAACAATGGAAATATTATTGGTCGAAAAATGGCTGAAAATATGTTTTTAATAAAATCAAAGAGAGAAATTTCCTTACTAAACAAAACAGCGGAAGAACGGTACTTAAACTTATTCATTGAGCGTCCTAAATTATTACAACAAATTCAATTAAAACATATAGCCTCCTATATTGGTGTTACTCCACAAGCATTAAGTAGAATAAGAAAACGTATTAATTAACTTGGATTCATTATTTCTATTTGTTCTTTAACAACCTTTGCGTTCAAATAATTAAGAAAAAATATGAAACCATTAATTGTACTTTTATTAAGCTTTATAATCTCCATTTTAGTAATTAAAATTATCAAAAAAGAATACGACTTTACCTTATCAGCAAGAATTGCGATGTCAATAATGCTTGTATTTACTGCTGTTGGACATTTTGTGCTTACAAAGGGAATGTCAATGATGATTCCTAAATTTATTCCTTTTAAAGAAATTTTTATTTACCTAACTGGAATTTTTGAAATTCTATTAGCAATAGGTTTATTAACTCCTAAACTAAAAACTATATCTGGATGGACACTTATAATTTTTCTTCTATTAATGCTACCTGCTAATATTTATGCTTCTATAAATAATGTAAATTACCAAAAAGGAACATTTGACGGAAATGGTCTTGTATATTTATGGTTTCGAATACCTTTACAAATACTATTTATTATTTGGGCTTATATTAGTACAATAAGAATATAATTTTGAAGAAAAAAGCCAGTGACTAACACCATATAAACTTATTGCTGGTTTTAGCTCATTTGAGAAGTTCATCCTGTGTTTCTCTGTTCGCTCTTTATTTAATAAATTCACTGATTAAACAACGTAACAAAGCTTATACAACAACGAACGCAAGCAAAAAACGTCTATGAAATTAAAA from Polaribacter sejongensis carries:
- a CDS encoding serine hydrolase domain-containing protein, with translation MRKLIILILLNVLLYQSYAQTNDSIAKKLTKELEQIYSQGHINGFSVAIVNQDGILFEKGLGYSNREDNKIYTENTIQNIASISKTFIGIALLKAQELGKLNLNDPINKYLPFKVINPNFSNTSITIRQLATHTSSIRDPSKYEKNGYVLKEKNNGAAKVNSNFRSPDEMVPYNEFLKNILHKEGKWYKKNTFLKKEPGTIFEYSNIAAGLAAFVIENAVGESFNEFTKTHIFNPLEMSNSGWFLSEVDFSNHSKLYSDKETELALYQLVNYPDGGLITSSNDLGKHLSELISGYNGNGKILTKESYKKLFKSYLADKNFKERNEGLYDDEYNMGIFIGISAQGQIGHTGGDPGVVTHMFFNTKTNIGKILIVNTDLEKDGIKEFIDIWKKLEEYEIKL
- a CDS encoding Crp/Fnr family transcriptional regulator; the encoded protein is MNELRKFIDNISPMTDSDWEFFSSKLQEVKLKKNSTLLQVGKVENYLYFISKGIIRLYIPRVESDLTFGFLFENEFVTGYDSFLSRMPSEYQIETLTESVLWRISKKDLEEVYERTNNGNIIGRKMAENMFLIKSKREISLLNKTAEERYLNLFIERPKLLQQIQLKHIASYIGVTPQALSRIRKRIN
- a CDS encoding DoxX family protein is translated as MKPLIVLLLSFIISILVIKIIKKEYDFTLSARIAMSIMLVFTAVGHFVLTKGMSMMIPKFIPFKEIFIYLTGIFEILLAIGLLTPKLKTISGWTLIIFLLLMLPANIYASINNVNYQKGTFDGNGLVYLWFRIPLQILFIIWAYISTIRI